From Streptomyces durmitorensis, a single genomic window includes:
- a CDS encoding nucleotidyltransferase domain-containing protein, which produces MEPTRVAQELVEAWYPDAVAALLGGSVVTSRRTPYSDLDIVIVFAGEREPSRSSLRFGAWPVELFVHTEASWRWFVEREIPRRKSSLLSMCAHGVVLADRDGAGARLRHEARQLLAAGPPDAAPAEIEDQRYVLTDLLDDLAGCSTAGERFFIVTEIAGRAAEFVLLRTGSWTGGGKWTARRVDAVWPGFSEELEGLVREALEGRDAGLVALVDEVLAPSGGRLWEGYRRSGYPDI; this is translated from the coding sequence ATGGAACCCACGCGGGTCGCACAGGAGTTGGTCGAGGCGTGGTACCCGGACGCCGTGGCGGCGCTTCTCGGCGGGAGCGTGGTGACCTCGCGCCGCACGCCGTACTCGGATCTGGACATCGTGATCGTGTTCGCCGGTGAGCGGGAGCCGTCGCGGAGCAGTCTGCGGTTCGGCGCATGGCCGGTGGAGCTGTTCGTGCACACCGAGGCAAGCTGGCGGTGGTTCGTCGAGCGGGAGATCCCCCGGCGGAAGTCGTCGCTGCTGTCGATGTGCGCCCACGGGGTGGTGCTCGCGGACCGGGACGGGGCGGGCGCCCGCCTGCGGCACGAGGCGCGGCAGTTGCTGGCGGCCGGGCCTCCCGATGCGGCCCCGGCCGAGATCGAGGACCAGCGATACGTCCTGACCGACCTTCTCGACGACCTCGCCGGGTGCTCGACGGCCGGCGAACGGTTCTTCATCGTCACCGAGATCGCCGGGCGTGCCGCCGAGTTCGTCCTCCTGCGTACGGGGTCGTGGACGGGCGGCGGGAAATGGACGGCCCGTCGCGTGGACGCGGTGTGGCCCGGGTTCTCCGAGGAGCTGGAGGGCCTGGTGCGGGAGGCCCTTGAGGGCAGGGACGCCGGGCTTGTCGCGCTCGTGGACGAGGTGCTCGCGCCGTCCGGCGGGCGCCTGTGGGAGGGGTACCGGCGCAGCGGCTACCCCGACATCTGA
- a CDS encoding amino acid permease, whose translation MAGLRMGHGVMRRKPIEHIEETEGGAGGGLSRSLGLWQLTAIGVGGIIGAGIFTLAGTVANGTAGPAVLISFLIAGVASAAAAFSYAEFAGLIPKAGSAYTYGYVVLGELTGWFIGWDLLLEYTAIVAVVAIGISGYFNFLINDMGAQLPTWMLGAPGTGDGHKVDLFAAVLCLLIAYLLTLGIKNAARFEMVVVVLKVIVVIVVIAVGFFHINTGNYEPFFPFGVSGAFTGAATVFFAVFGYDAMSTAAEESKDAQRHMPKAILYSLGISMVLYVLACLVLTGMQSYKDIDPESGFSTAFKSVGLGGLADVIAVGAIIGILTVMFTFMLGVTRVWFSMSRDGLLPKWFAKTHKTRHVPTRVTWIVGFASAAIAGFLPIGEAAELTNIGILLAFVVVCIAVIVLRYKQPDLPRTFRCPGMPVVPAIGVVFSIWLITFLQWQTWVRFAVWFAVGLVIYFAYSYRKSELAKTDRVP comes from the coding sequence ATGGCGGGACTCCGGATGGGGCACGGCGTCATGCGCCGCAAGCCCATCGAACACATCGAAGAGACCGAAGGCGGGGCAGGTGGCGGGCTCTCCCGCTCCCTCGGCCTCTGGCAGCTCACCGCGATCGGCGTCGGCGGCATCATCGGCGCCGGCATCTTCACCCTCGCCGGGACGGTGGCCAACGGCACGGCCGGACCCGCCGTCCTCATCTCCTTCCTCATCGCCGGTGTCGCGAGCGCCGCGGCGGCCTTCTCGTACGCGGAGTTCGCGGGCCTCATCCCGAAGGCTGGATCGGCGTACACCTACGGCTATGTCGTCCTCGGCGAACTCACCGGCTGGTTCATCGGCTGGGACCTGCTGCTCGAGTACACGGCGATCGTGGCGGTGGTCGCGATCGGCATCTCGGGCTACTTCAACTTCCTGATCAACGACATGGGCGCCCAGCTGCCCACCTGGATGCTGGGAGCGCCCGGCACGGGCGACGGTCACAAGGTCGACCTGTTCGCCGCGGTCCTGTGCCTGCTCATCGCCTATCTGCTGACCCTCGGCATCAAGAACGCGGCGCGCTTCGAGATGGTCGTGGTCGTCCTGAAGGTCATCGTCGTGATCGTGGTGATCGCGGTCGGCTTCTTCCACATCAACACCGGGAACTACGAGCCGTTCTTCCCCTTCGGCGTCAGCGGCGCGTTCACGGGCGCGGCGACCGTATTCTTCGCCGTGTTCGGTTACGACGCCATGAGCACCGCCGCCGAGGAGTCCAAGGACGCGCAGCGCCACATGCCCAAAGCGATCCTCTACTCGCTCGGGATCTCGATGGTCCTGTACGTCCTGGCCTGTCTCGTCCTCACCGGCATGCAGAGCTACAAGGACATCGACCCGGAGAGCGGATTCTCCACCGCCTTCAAGTCGGTGGGCCTCGGCGGTCTCGCCGACGTCATCGCGGTCGGCGCGATCATCGGCATCCTCACCGTGATGTTCACCTTCATGCTCGGCGTCACCCGCGTGTGGTTCAGCATGTCGCGCGACGGGCTGCTGCCGAAGTGGTTCGCCAAGACCCACAAGACCCGGCACGTGCCGACGCGCGTGACGTGGATCGTCGGGTTCGCGTCGGCCGCCATCGCCGGGTTCCTGCCGATCGGCGAGGCGGCCGAGCTGACCAACATCGGCATCCTGCTGGCGTTCGTGGTGGTCTGCATCGCGGTGATCGTGCTGCGCTACAAGCAGCCCGACCTGCCGCGCACGTTCCGCTGCCCCGGGATGCCGGTCGTGCCCGCCATCGGGGTCGTCTTCTCCATCTGGCTGATCACGTTCCTGCAGTGGCAGACGTGGGTGCGGTTCGCGGTGTGGTTCGCGGTCGGCCTTGTCATCTACTTCGCGTACTCGTACCGGAAGTCGGAGCTGGCGAAGACCGACCGCGTTCCTTAG
- the lysX gene encoding bifunctional lysylphosphatidylglycerol synthetase/lysine--tRNA ligase LysX, translating to MSTSVERPGTEPQRGRHRFLKRVPEGFATFFGVLGLFCAILAIIAPLRHLLRPVVRVLDLLTVPVSPNLAYAVFLFLLAAATAARKKVAWWLVIVYLGLLLAFDVLGIALGFWADSLPSLIVCAIAFVLLVLARKEFSADSRRGAVRRAVLVLVAGLAVAILVGWGLVALFPGTLPRGEALPWAANRVCGGLFTGHDYFDGRPPRALHFWLGLFGALALLNAAAALFRSQRMEAALHGDEEPRIRALLGTYGAQDSLGYFATRRDKAVVFSPSGKAAVTYRVEAGVCLASGDPVGDREAWTHAIGAWLDVARQYAWAPAVMGASEEGATAYARSGLGALQLGDEAILHVADFDLDGRDMRVTRQAVNRVRRTGATTRIRRHSTLTDEEMEETIDKADAWRDTETERGFSMALDRLGDPEDGDCLLVEALDADGRLIALLSLVPWGKDGISLDLMRRDRATAPNGVMEFMVAELCAGAGKFGVRRISLNFAVFRSVFEEGARIGAGPVLRLWRKLLLFFSKWWQLEALYRSNAKYHPEWYPRFICYGDAGALARISLASGIAEGFVSVPSLRKLWGKGRGAKGVTKPTSTAGLPPISALGLADQGEAADADPLAALPDQVRIRHRKLERLRADGVDPYPVGLPPRTHTLADVTPALTGEQVTVAGRVMLVRDFGGVVFAVLRDWSGDRQLALTRDRSGPDVLDRFTSGTDIGDHVTATGTVGTSDKGELTVFVTGWQLTGKCLRPLPDKRRGLADPEAKVRRRYLDLVASPGARDVVRARSTAVQALRQGLLDRGYLEVETPMLQQIHGGANARPFTTHINAYDLDLYLRIAPELYLKRLCVGGMEKVFEMGRTFRNEGVSYKHNPEFTMLEAYQAFADYDVMLDLTRELIQGAATAAFGAPVARKADADGRLTEHDISGSWPVKTVYGAISEALGDEVDADTPLPRLHRLCDRADVPYRPDDGRGDVVLEMYERLVEEKTKLPTFYKDFPTDVSPLTRQHRTDPRLAERWDLVAFGTELGTAYSELTDPVEQRRRLTAQSLLAAGGDPEAMELDEDFLDALEYAMPPTGGLGIGVDRLVMFLTGLTIRETLPFPLVRRR from the coding sequence ATGAGCACCAGCGTGGAGAGGCCCGGCACCGAGCCGCAGCGCGGACGACACCGCTTCCTGAAACGCGTGCCGGAGGGATTCGCCACCTTCTTCGGTGTTCTGGGCCTCTTCTGCGCGATCCTCGCGATCATCGCCCCGCTGCGCCACCTGCTGCGCCCGGTGGTCCGCGTCCTGGACCTCCTCACGGTCCCGGTGAGCCCCAACCTGGCGTACGCCGTCTTCCTCTTCCTCCTCGCGGCGGCGACAGCGGCCCGCAAGAAGGTCGCCTGGTGGCTCGTCATCGTCTACCTGGGCCTCCTTCTCGCCTTCGACGTGCTCGGCATCGCCCTCGGCTTCTGGGCGGACTCGCTCCCCTCGCTCATCGTCTGCGCCATCGCCTTCGTGCTCCTGGTCCTGGCCCGCAAGGAGTTCTCCGCGGACTCCCGCCGCGGCGCCGTCCGGCGGGCCGTCCTGGTGCTCGTCGCGGGCCTCGCCGTGGCGATCCTGGTCGGCTGGGGACTCGTCGCGCTCTTCCCGGGTACGCTCCCGCGCGGCGAGGCCCTGCCCTGGGCGGCCAACCGCGTCTGCGGCGGGCTCTTCACCGGCCACGACTACTTCGACGGCAGGCCCCCGCGCGCCCTGCACTTCTGGCTCGGCCTCTTCGGCGCACTCGCCCTCCTGAACGCCGCCGCGGCCCTCTTCCGCTCCCAGCGCATGGAAGCCGCCCTGCACGGCGACGAGGAACCCCGCATCCGCGCTCTGCTCGGCACGTACGGCGCCCAGGACTCGCTCGGCTACTTCGCCACCCGGCGCGACAAGGCCGTCGTCTTCTCGCCCAGCGGCAAGGCCGCCGTCACCTACCGCGTCGAGGCCGGCGTCTGCCTGGCCAGCGGCGACCCCGTCGGCGACCGCGAGGCCTGGACGCACGCGATCGGCGCCTGGCTGGACGTGGCCCGGCAGTACGCCTGGGCGCCCGCCGTGATGGGCGCGTCCGAGGAGGGCGCCACCGCGTACGCACGCTCCGGGCTCGGCGCGCTCCAGCTCGGTGACGAGGCCATCCTGCACGTCGCGGACTTCGACCTGGACGGCCGCGACATGCGGGTCACACGACAGGCGGTGAACCGCGTCCGCCGCACCGGCGCCACCACCCGCATCCGCCGCCACTCCACCCTCACCGACGAGGAGATGGAGGAGACCATCGACAAGGCGGACGCCTGGCGGGACACCGAGACCGAGCGCGGCTTCTCGATGGCCCTCGACCGGCTCGGCGACCCCGAGGACGGCGACTGCCTGCTCGTGGAGGCCCTGGACGCCGACGGCAGACTCATCGCCCTGCTCTCCCTCGTCCCCTGGGGCAAGGACGGCATCTCCCTCGACCTGATGCGCCGCGACCGGGCGACCGCGCCCAACGGCGTCATGGAGTTCATGGTCGCCGAACTCTGCGCGGGCGCAGGCAAGTTCGGCGTGCGCCGCATCTCCCTGAACTTCGCCGTCTTCCGCTCGGTCTTCGAGGAGGGCGCCCGCATCGGGGCCGGTCCCGTCCTGCGGCTGTGGCGGAAGCTGCTCCTCTTCTTCTCCAAATGGTGGCAGCTCGAAGCGCTCTACCGCTCCAACGCCAAGTACCACCCCGAGTGGTATCCCCGCTTCATCTGTTACGGCGACGCGGGAGCCCTCGCCCGGATCAGCCTCGCCTCGGGCATCGCGGAGGGCTTCGTCTCCGTGCCCTCGCTGCGCAAGCTCTGGGGCAAGGGACGCGGGGCCAAGGGAGTCACCAAGCCCACCAGCACGGCGGGCCTCCCGCCGATCTCCGCCCTCGGCCTCGCCGACCAGGGGGAGGCGGCCGACGCCGACCCGCTGGCGGCGCTGCCCGACCAGGTCCGCATCCGCCACCGCAAGCTGGAGCGGCTGCGCGCCGACGGCGTCGACCCCTACCCCGTGGGCCTCCCGCCCCGCACCCACACCCTCGCCGACGTGACGCCCGCCCTGACGGGGGAGCAGGTCACGGTCGCGGGCCGCGTCATGCTCGTACGCGACTTCGGCGGGGTCGTCTTCGCCGTCCTGCGCGACTGGTCAGGCGACCGCCAACTCGCCCTGACCCGCGACCGGTCGGGCCCCGACGTCCTTGACCGCTTCACCTCCGGCACCGACATCGGCGACCACGTCACCGCCACCGGCACGGTCGGTACCAGCGACAAGGGCGAGCTCACCGTCTTCGTCACCGGCTGGCAGCTCACCGGCAAGTGCCTGCGCCCGCTGCCCGACAAGCGCCGCGGGCTCGCCGACCCCGAGGCCAAGGTCCGGCGCCGCTACCTCGACCTGGTCGCGAGCCCCGGCGCACGCGACGTCGTCCGGGCCCGCTCCACCGCCGTACAGGCCCTGCGCCAGGGCCTGTTGGACCGCGGCTATCTCGAGGTCGAGACCCCGATGCTCCAGCAGATCCACGGCGGCGCCAACGCCCGCCCCTTCACCACCCATATCAACGCCTACGACCTCGACCTGTATCTGCGCATCGCGCCCGAGCTGTATCTGAAGCGGCTCTGCGTCGGCGGCATGGAGAAGGTCTTCGAGATGGGCCGCACCTTCCGCAACGAAGGCGTGAGCTACAAGCACAACCCCGAGTTCACGATGCTGGAGGCCTACCAGGCCTTCGCCGACTACGACGTGATGCTCGACCTCACCCGCGAACTCATCCAGGGCGCCGCCACCGCCGCCTTCGGCGCACCCGTCGCCCGCAAGGCCGACGCGGACGGACGGCTCACCGAGCACGACATCTCCGGCTCCTGGCCGGTCAAGACGGTCTACGGAGCGATCTCCGAAGCACTCGGCGACGAGGTCGACGCGGACACCCCGCTGCCGCGGCTGCACCGGCTCTGCGACCGCGCCGACGTCCCGTACCGGCCGGACGACGGTCGCGGTGACGTCGTACTGGAGATGTACGAGCGGCTCGTCGAGGAGAAGACGAAGCTGCCCACCTTCTACAAGGACTTCCCGACCGACGTCTCCCCGCTGACCCGGCAGCACCGCACCGACCCGCGCCTCGCCGAGCGCTGGGACCTGGTCGCCTTCGGCACCGAACTGGGCACCGCCTACTCGGAGTTGACCGACCCCGTCGAGCAGCGCCGCCGCCTCACCGCCCAGTCGCTGCTCGCCGCCGGGGGAGACCCGGAGGCCATGGAACTGGACGAGGACTTCCTCGACGCCCTGGAGTACGCCATGCCGCCCACCGGCGGGCTCGGCATCGGCGTCGACCGGCTCGTCATGTTCCTCACCGGCCTGACGATCCGGGAGACGCTGCCCTTTCCGCTCGTACGCCGTCGCTGA
- a CDS encoding polysaccharide deacetylase family protein, whose protein sequence is MKKDQMTPGRRALLRGAAVFGLAATAGCAGTERPSAPGPTAPGGAAAGGPPAARALKPSAYRLQPMTGHGPPHAARAVPRVRTKPILRMDGEGRTMVLTFDDGPDPRYTPGILRTLRRYDVRAMFFVCGEMAVGNLDLLREMADDGHLIGNHTWTHPLLPKMTRSAMREEIERTCEVVEEAVGEPPAWFRAPYGAWNRNAFQLGADLGMEPLAWTVDTLDWTEPGTGTIIRRVRAGAAPGVVVLSHDAGGNRSQSVEALRTYLPELIDSGYRITVPSRYEM, encoded by the coding sequence ATGAAAAAAGATCAGATGACTCCAGGGCGTCGCGCACTCCTGCGCGGCGCCGCTGTCTTCGGTCTGGCCGCGACCGCCGGCTGCGCGGGTACGGAGCGGCCGAGCGCGCCAGGACCCACGGCTCCCGGCGGTGCGGCGGCCGGCGGCCCGCCCGCCGCACGTGCCCTCAAGCCCTCGGCCTACCGCCTGCAGCCCATGACGGGCCACGGCCCGCCGCATGCCGCGCGCGCCGTGCCCCGCGTCCGCACCAAGCCGATCCTGCGCATGGACGGAGAGGGCCGCACCATGGTGCTGACCTTCGACGACGGACCTGACCCCCGCTACACGCCGGGCATCTTGCGCACCCTGCGCCGGTACGACGTCCGCGCGATGTTCTTCGTCTGCGGAGAGATGGCCGTCGGCAACTTGGACCTGCTGCGCGAGATGGCCGACGACGGACACCTGATCGGCAACCACACCTGGACGCATCCGCTGCTCCCGAAGATGACGCGGAGCGCGATGCGCGAGGAGATCGAGCGCACCTGCGAGGTCGTCGAGGAGGCCGTGGGCGAACCCCCGGCCTGGTTCCGCGCCCCCTACGGAGCCTGGAACCGCAATGCCTTCCAGCTCGGCGCCGACCTGGGCATGGAACCGCTCGCCTGGACCGTCGACACCCTGGACTGGACCGAGCCGGGCACCGGAACGATCATCCGGCGCGTACGGGCGGGGGCGGCCCCAGGAGTCGTCGTGCTCTCGCACGACGCGGGCGGCAACCGCTCCCAGAGCGTCGAAGCCCTGCGGACGTATCTCCCCGAACTCATCGATTCGGGATACCGCATCACCGTGCCGAGCCGCTACGAGATGTAA
- a CDS encoding extracellular solute-binding protein, with protein MSRRTFLSLSTAVVAGAAATSLTGCGSGAKKTGEAASAKVKLPSYVPFSKVKPDLPPNAKGLSAGFLSYPKELVRSVPKTPGDGSKITMLTEIWTQPPAPAGSNAHWKKVNKELGVDLEAILGTDPGYEEKFSAVIAGGDLPDLMWIPPNQGIQHIAELLEAKCADITEYVSGDAVKDYPNLAAMTPAHWKTAVVNGKIWGAPSPYPAFGQVYGGNPKVWEKADGLSASSPEEFLAKCKEVTGGKTWALEPIYVNAASVMSQCFGAPNKWRQNKDGSLTWFQETDEYTEALNFVLKLKKAGVFYPGNPKMADAYTKMAQGAIGACVFANPFNARKDSRVQDPGQAAEILIPFGVGGNKPKHHYHLGTIGYTAVKKGDEKRVRMLLGVLNYLAAPFGTTEREFLEFGTEGTDFTYDKNGFPERSKQGKQQVEGLFSGLTTATTSPFALVASTFPGTERAQDVKDVYAAEQKLIETAIQNPVVGHYSDAYTQHYGRMSTEATDLVNDIVSGRKKLSEWKPFWAEWKNKGLEQMAREFQKSIESA; from the coding sequence ATGTCCCGACGCACCTTCCTCAGCCTCTCCACGGCCGTCGTGGCGGGCGCGGCCGCCACCTCGCTGACGGGCTGCGGCTCGGGTGCGAAGAAGACGGGCGAGGCGGCATCGGCGAAGGTGAAGCTGCCTTCGTACGTTCCCTTCAGCAAGGTCAAGCCCGATCTGCCGCCGAACGCGAAGGGCCTCTCGGCCGGGTTCCTCTCGTACCCCAAGGAGTTGGTGCGCAGCGTCCCCAAGACCCCCGGCGACGGGTCGAAGATCACGATGCTGACCGAGATCTGGACGCAGCCGCCGGCCCCGGCGGGCTCCAACGCGCACTGGAAGAAGGTGAACAAGGAGCTCGGCGTAGACCTGGAAGCGATCCTTGGCACCGACCCCGGTTACGAAGAGAAGTTCTCCGCCGTCATCGCGGGCGGCGACCTTCCCGACCTCATGTGGATACCGCCGAACCAGGGAATCCAGCACATCGCCGAACTCCTCGAAGCCAAGTGCGCGGACATCACGGAGTACGTGTCCGGGGACGCGGTGAAGGACTATCCGAACCTCGCCGCGATGACCCCCGCGCACTGGAAGACCGCCGTCGTCAACGGCAAGATCTGGGGCGCGCCCAGCCCGTATCCCGCCTTCGGCCAGGTCTACGGCGGCAATCCGAAGGTCTGGGAGAAGGCGGACGGCCTCTCGGCATCCAGCCCCGAGGAATTCCTCGCCAAGTGCAAGGAGGTCACGGGCGGCAAGACCTGGGCCCTTGAGCCGATTTACGTCAACGCGGCCAGCGTGATGAGCCAGTGTTTCGGCGCCCCCAACAAGTGGCGGCAGAACAAGGACGGTTCGCTCACCTGGTTCCAGGAGACCGACGAGTACACCGAAGCGCTGAACTTCGTCCTGAAGCTGAAGAAGGCCGGGGTCTTCTATCCGGGCAACCCCAAGATGGCCGACGCGTACACCAAGATGGCGCAGGGGGCGATCGGGGCCTGTGTGTTCGCGAATCCGTTCAACGCGCGGAAGGACTCCCGCGTCCAGGACCCCGGGCAGGCCGCCGAGATCCTGATCCCCTTCGGCGTGGGCGGCAACAAGCCCAAGCACCACTACCACCTGGGCACGATCGGCTACACCGCCGTCAAGAAGGGCGACGAGAAGCGCGTGCGCATGCTGCTCGGCGTGCTCAATTACCTGGCCGCGCCGTTTGGGACCACCGAGCGCGAGTTCCTCGAATTCGGCACCGAGGGCACGGACTTCACGTACGACAAGAACGGCTTCCCGGAGCGCTCGAAGCAGGGCAAGCAGCAGGTCGAGGGCCTCTTCAGCGGACTGACCACGGCGACCACGTCGCCCTTCGCGCTCGTCGCCTCGACCTTCCCGGGCACGGAGCGTGCCCAGGACGTCAAGGACGTCTACGCGGCAGAGCAGAAGCTCATCGAGACCGCCATTCAGAACCCGGTCGTCGGCCACTACTCGGACGCGTACACCCAGCACTACGGCCGTATGTCGACCGAGGCGACCGACCTGGTCAACGACATCGTCAGCGGCCGCAAGAAGCTGAGTGAATGGAAGCCGTTCTGGGCCGAGTGGAAGAACAAGGGCCTGGAGCAGATGGCACGCGAGTTCCAGAAGTCCATCGAGAGCGCCTGA
- a CDS encoding class F sortase has product MSSSQPADEEEQQKKRAPWGVMALVLLTGLALIRNGSGEFDVGPPQPASAAAADQAPDAAGQGVEPLTFSPAARVGIKGIRVDAPVMPVGLDAEGWVDAPPPEDPNLAGWFTGAVSPGQKGTSVIVGHVDNQQGPAVFYGLGSLKKGNRVEVMRRDRKTAVFEIYGIEVFEKNNFPGSRVYSDKGAPELRVITCGGGFSKQAGYDGNVVVFARLVDVR; this is encoded by the coding sequence ATGTCTTCGTCTCAGCCGGCCGATGAGGAGGAACAGCAGAAGAAGCGCGCGCCCTGGGGCGTGATGGCGCTTGTTCTGCTGACCGGCCTCGCGCTGATCCGGAATGGCTCAGGGGAATTCGACGTAGGTCCGCCGCAGCCGGCGTCGGCCGCCGCGGCGGACCAGGCGCCCGACGCGGCGGGACAGGGCGTCGAACCGCTGACCTTCTCCCCCGCCGCGCGCGTGGGGATCAAGGGGATCCGGGTGGACGCGCCGGTCATGCCCGTCGGGCTCGACGCGGAGGGCTGGGTGGACGCGCCGCCGCCGGAGGACCCGAACCTCGCCGGCTGGTTCACCGGGGCCGTCTCGCCGGGCCAGAAGGGCACGTCCGTGATCGTCGGCCATGTGGACAATCAGCAGGGGCCCGCCGTCTTCTACGGCCTGGGCTCGCTGAAGAAGGGAAATCGCGTCGAGGTCATGCGCAGGGACCGCAAGACCGCGGTATTCGAGATCTACGGGATCGAAGTGTTCGAGAAGAACAATTTCCCGGGAAGCCGCGTCTACAGCGACAAGGGAGCTCCGGAACTCCGCGTGATCACCTGTGGCGGCGGATTCTCCAAGCAGGCCGGATACGACGGGAACGTCGTCGTTTTCGCCCGCCTGGTGGACGTGCGCTGA
- a CDS encoding universal stress protein, which produces MTEHHSHQFERGTDGPKVIVVGVDGSDSSLRAAAYAGGLARRQHALLAVVYVQPVMAAGAALGAPVADTTDEIAESLITEIRDAAERVKDIFDVRWEFHTFRGDPFSGLVTAADDLKADAVVVGASEQAGHRIVGSVAVRLVKAGRWPVTVVP; this is translated from the coding sequence GTGACTGAACACCACTCCCACCAGTTCGAACGCGGTACCGACGGCCCGAAGGTGATCGTCGTCGGTGTCGACGGGTCGGACTCCTCGCTCCGGGCCGCGGCATATGCCGGAGGCCTGGCGCGTCGGCAGCACGCGTTGCTCGCCGTCGTCTACGTCCAGCCGGTGATGGCCGCGGGCGCCGCCCTCGGGGCCCCGGTGGCCGACACGACCGACGAGATCGCCGAGTCCCTCATCACCGAGATCAGGGACGCGGCCGAGCGGGTGAAGGACATATTCGACGTGCGCTGGGAGTTCCACACCTTCCGCGGCGACCCCTTCAGCGGTCTGGTCACCGCGGCGGACGACCTCAAGGCCGACGCCGTGGTCGTCGGCGCCTCCGAGCAGGCGGGCCACCGGATCGTCGGCTCGGTCGCGGTACGCCTGGTCAAGGCGGGCCGCTGGCCCGTCACCGTGGTGCCGTAA
- a CDS encoding carbohydrate ABC transporter permease, with the protein MSSFGFPLRSPRTREERPAWEEPPTKIGSAAKAVVITVTCAVMILPFLTVLSTSLASREEITEAGGFVLFPTDPTLEAYRTILSGGIVSRAVVVSVLITLVGTALSLLTTIALAYGLSKRGVPGSKPILLMVLFTLLFVPGMVPMYVVVKELGLLDSYWSLILPVMINAFNLVVLRAFFMNIPEELYQAARIDGAGDWRILTRIVLPLSKGVVAVVGLFYAVTYWNAFFNAMLYLNDSGKWPIQLVLRTYVVQGKSISGDQLGVSHMPPQQSISMAVVMIALVPILLLFPFLQKYFTKGVLTGAIKG; encoded by the coding sequence ATGAGCAGCTTCGGATTCCCCCTGCGATCGCCGCGGACGCGCGAGGAGCGGCCCGCCTGGGAAGAGCCGCCGACGAAGATCGGCTCGGCGGCCAAGGCCGTCGTCATCACGGTCACCTGCGCCGTGATGATCCTGCCCTTCCTCACGGTCCTCTCCACCAGCCTGGCCTCCCGCGAGGAGATCACCGAAGCGGGCGGCTTCGTCCTCTTCCCCACGGACCCGACCCTGGAGGCGTACCGCACGATCCTCTCCGGAGGCATCGTCTCCCGCGCCGTCGTCGTCAGCGTCCTGATCACCCTCGTCGGCACGGCCCTCTCCCTCCTGACGACGATCGCGCTCGCCTACGGCCTCAGCAAGCGCGGCGTCCCCGGCAGCAAGCCGATCCTCCTGATGGTGCTCTTCACGCTGCTCTTCGTGCCGGGCATGGTGCCGATGTACGTGGTGGTCAAGGAGCTCGGACTCCTCGATTCCTACTGGTCGTTGATCCTCCCGGTCATGATCAACGCCTTCAACCTGGTCGTCCTGCGGGCGTTCTTCATGAACATCCCCGAGGAGCTCTACCAGGCGGCGCGGATCGACGGCGCGGGCGACTGGCGGATCCTGACCCGCATCGTCCTTCCGCTCTCCAAGGGAGTTGTCGCCGTCGTCGGCCTCTTCTACGCGGTGACGTACTGGAACGCCTTCTTCAACGCGATGCTCTACCTCAACGACTCGGGCAAGTGGCCCATCCAGCTGGTCCTGCGGACGTACGTGGTCCAGGGCAAGTCCATCTCGGGCGACCAGCTCGGCGTCAGCCACATGCCGCCCCAGCAGTCGATCTCCATGGCCGTCGTCATGATCGCCCTCGTCCCGATCCTGCTGCTCTTCCCGTTCCTGCAGAAGTACTTCACCAAGGGCGTGCTCACCGGCGCCATCAAGGGCTGA